The Pigmentiphaga aceris DNA segment GGACGAGATCGAGCTGGTGTTGCAGGTCAACGGCAAGATGCGTGGTTCGGTCACCGTGCCCGCAGCGGCCGACAAGGACGCCATCGAAGCCGCCGCCCGCGCACACGAGGCGGTCGAGAAATTCCTCGAAGGTCGTCCGCCCAAGCGCGTTATTGTGGTGGCCGGCAAACTTGTCAACGTGGTGGGATGATGGTCAAACGGTTTGAGATGGATCCGGCACGACGCACGGTGTTGCGCACCGCGCTGGCGCTCGGCATGACCGCAGCGCTGGCCGGTTGCGGCTTCGCGCTGCGCGGCCAGGCCACCCTGCCCTACAAGACGATTTACCTGGGTTTCTCGGGTAACAACGAACTTGGCGCAAACCTGCGACGCAACATCCGCTACACCTCCAGCACCGAAGTGGTTGATCGGCCGCAGGACGCAGAAGCGCTGTTCCAGATGATGAGCGAAGAGCGTCAGAAGATCATTCTGACGCTCGACGGTCAGGGTCGGGTACGCGACTACGAGCTGATCTACCGCGTGGTCTTCCGCGTGCATGACGGCAAGGGTCGCGAATTCATGCCGCCGACCGAAATCAGTCTGCGCCGTGAAATCTCGTTCAACGACAGCGCACTGATGGCCAAGGAATCGGAAGAACGCCTGATCTACCGCGAGATGCAGGCTGACCTGGTGCAGCAGATCATGCGTCGCATGGAAGCGCAGGGCCGCTGATTCATGGGTGTGTCATTACGCGCGGAGCAATTGGCTGCCCGGCTCAAACCGGGCGAGCCTTTGTCGTCGCTCTACACCGTTACCGGCGACGAAGCCCTGCTTGTCATCGAAGCCATGGATGCGCTGCGGGCGGCTGCGCGCGCGGCCGGCCACCTTGAACGTGAGGTGGTAGTCGCCGATGCGCGTACCGACTGGACCACGGTCCTGGCCGGTACGCAGTCGATGTCGCTGTTCGGTGAACGGCGCATTCTTGAGCTGAAGCTGCCGGGTGGCAAACCCGGCAAATCAGGCGGCGATGTCATTGCGCGTCTGGCGGCCGATTGCGGCACCAAACCGCCGGGCACCGCCGACTGCATCACGCTGGTGATGCTGCCGCGCATCGACAAGACCGGTCGCGCAACACCGTGGTTCACCGCACTGGCCGCGCATGGCGTGGTGGTGGAAGTACCCACCATTGATCGCAATGCGCTGCCGGACTGGATCGGCCTTCGTCTGGCAGCCCAGCAACAACGCGCCCGTGGCCCGGTATTGCAATGGATGGCCGAACGGGTCGAGGGCAATCTGCTGGCCGCGCATCAGGAAATCCAGAAGCTGGGTTTGCTGTATCCGGAAGGCGATCTGAGCCTGGAACAGGTGCAGGATGCCGTCGCCAACGTGGCCCGCTACGACGTGTTCACCTTGCGTGACGCAATGCTTGCGGGTGATGCCACGCGCGTGGTGCGCACGCTTGACGGCTTGCGCGCTGAAGGTGAAGCACTGCCGCTGGTGCTGTGGGCAGTTGGCGAGGAAATTCGCCTGCTGGCCCGCCTGGCCGAAGCGCGTGCACAAGGCCAGAACCTGAGCGCATTGATGCGCAGCCTGCGTTTCTTCGGACCGCGTGAGCGCCTGGCCGAACAGGTGCTTGACCGGGTGGCTCCAAACGCCTGGCCTGCCGCGGTTCGACATGCCCACGAAGTCGACAAGATGATCAAGGGTTTGTCGGTGCCCGGGCGCTTGGCAGACCCGTGGCACGAAATCACCCGACTTGCCCTGCGACTGGCCGCACGCCCGTCGCGCCAGACACCACGCCGACCTCCGCGCCCTGCAGCCTGACCGGCAGTTTTCCCAAAGCGCTTACACTCGGTAAGCGCCCGGCTCGGCCGCTTGATTTGCCGGCTTACTTGCCACCTCAATTGCCGCCACCCGCCGCCCTTTCCAACAGCAGACCCAGACACGTCCGCCGACGACCATGAAATCTCTCGACATCTCCGAATACATGACGCAGCTCGGTACGCGAGCACGCGCAGCATCGCGCGCCATCGCCCGAGCTGACGACACTGCCAAGTCAGGTGCCCTGCGCGCCATCGCACGTGGCCTGCAAGCCAATCGCGATGCCTTGATTGCCGCCAATGCAATCGACCTGGCGCGAGCCCGCGACAACGGCCTGGAACCCGCGATGCTGGATCGTCTTAAGCTGGACGACAAAGCCCTGTCGCGCATGATCGAAGGCCTGACCCAGATCGCCGGCATGCCGGACCCGATCGGTGAAATCACCGAGGTCAAGATTCGCCCCAATGGCATGCGTGTCGGCCGGATGCGTGTTCCGCTGGGTGTTATCGGCATCATCTACGAATCGCGTCCCAACGTGACCATCGACGCGGCGGCGCTTTGCCTGAAGTCGGGCAACGCGACGATTCTGCGCGGTGGCTCGGAAGCCATCGAGTCGAATGTGGCGCTGGGCGCTGTGATTCGGGCGGGATTGGAAGAAGCCGGCTTGCCGAGCGACGCAATTCAAGTGATCGAAACCACCGACCGTGCGGCCGTCGGTGCCTTGGTCACCGCCACGGAATACGTGGATGTGATCGTGCCGCGCGGCGGCAAACGCTTGATTGCGCGCCTGACCGAAGAAGCACGTGTACCGCTGATCAAGCACCTGGACGGCAACTGTCATGTCTACGTGGACAGCGCCGCAGACCTGGCACAGGCCCACACGATTGCGCTGAATGCCAAGACATATCGCTTCGGCATTTGCGGCGCGATGGAAACGCTGCTGGTGCATCAGTCGGTAGTCACCGATTTCCTGCCCAAGCTGGCTGCGGAACTGCGCGCCCGCGAGGTGGAATTGCGCGGCTGTGAACGCACCCGTGCCCTGTTGCCCGATGCTGCTGTCGCCACGCAGGAAGACTGGTTTACCGAATACGCCGCGCCCGTGCTGGCGATCAAGGTGGTCGACAGCCTGGACGAGGCCATCGACCATATCGAGTATTACGGCTCGCACCACACCGATTCGATCGTTACCGACAGCGTCACGCACGCCCGTCGCTTCCAGCGCGAAGTCGATTCCGCTTCAGTGTTGGTGAATCTGCCGACCTGCTTTGCCGACGGCTTTGAATACGGCCTGGGTGCGGAAATCGGCATTTCGACCAACAAGCTGCACGCGCGTGGCCCGGTTGGCCTGGAAGGCTTGACCACCCTGAAATGGGTGCTCGACGGTGAAGGCCAGCAACGCGGCTGACCTTCAAACCGGCGCAAGGCTGCATGACAACAGACTTGCGTCAACGGCACGACACGCTTGATCCCCTGACCAGGCGTGGTTCTTTTTCTTATCTATATTTCTACAGGATGGCCGGATGCTCTGGGTAAAGGCTTTGCACATCGTTTTCGTCGCGTCGTGGTTTGCAGGACTGTTCTATTTGCCACGAATCTTCGTCAACCTCGCGCAGGACAATGACCCGGCGGTCACCACCCGATTGCTGCGCATGGCACGAAAGCTGTACCGTTTCATGAGCATTCTTGCTTTGCCTGCGCTGATTCTGGGCCTATGGCTGTTCCTGGGTTACGGCATCGGCAAAGGCCCGGGCAACGGTTGGCTGCACGCCAAGCTGGGCGTGGTCGTACTGATTATTGGCTACCACCACGCCTGTGGTGTGTTGCTGCGCAAGTTTGAAGCGGGCCGCAATGCGCGCTCGCATGTGTTTTATCGATGGTTCAACGAAGTCCCGGTCTTGTTGCTGCTTGCAGCGGTAGTCCTGGCTGTCGTCAAACCCTTCTGAACTCCAGGCAGGTTACTACTTTGTCCGACGATTCCGTCAAGAAAACCCTCACGTTGAAGCCCCAGGCCCCCGCCCAGCGCGGAGCCCGGCGCGACGACCCGCCCAGCGCACGCAGCGGTTCCCGTGCGCGCCGTGTCGCGCAATCCGACATCGAGAGCAGCAAGGCCAAAGCCAAGGCCCGAAGCGGTGGCCCGCGCCCCGCGTCTGGCGATGCGGCTGACCGTCCGCCGCGCGATGCCGGCGATCGGCCACGCGGCGACCGACCCAGCTATGGCGACAGACCGGCAGGTGCACGTCCGGCCCGACCGGCAGGTGATCGCCCCGAGCGCGGAGCCCGTCCGGAAGGCGGCTTCCGCCCGGATCGTGGCCCGCGTCCGTCGTTCACCCCGCGTGATGGACAACGCGACGAGCGCGAAGCTCGACCGGCACCGGCAGCGTCGCAATACGAAGACCCGACCGACTCGCCCTACGCGCGCCCGCGCAGCCAGCCGCCCCGTGCGGAAGGTGGCCGTGGCGACGCACCGCACCGGGATGGCCAGCGCAGTGGGGGGGCTCGTGGTGAATCGTCCCGTGGTGACTCATCTCGCGGTGATTTTTCCCGTGGTGACGCGCCTCGTGGCGAATACGCACGCGGCGATCGTCCGCGCGGCGACAGCGCACGTGGCGACGCACCGCGTACCGATCGCCCCCGCACCGACCGTCCGCGCGACATGGCACTGCGCAGCGCGGCGCGCGCCGCCGCGATTGCAGCCGCCGCCGAATCGGCAGCCAGCGGCAAGCCGCTGGCCCAGGTAACCGGAGCCGCTACGCCCGCCCCGGCAGCACGAAGCGCTGGCGCAGCCGATCACCGTCCGCCCCGTCGCCCCTACGACAAACCAGCAGGCAGCCCGACGCGCACCACTATTGACGGTCACACGTCCGGTGCCGAAATCTTCCAGGTCTTCGCCCCCTGCCCGCAAGGCCTGGACGAAGCCCTGGCCGGCGAACTGCGCGATCTGGGCTTTGCCGACGCCCGCGCTGGCCGCGCCGGTGCGCATTTCAGCACCGACTGGAACGGCGTCTTGCGCGCCAACCTGCATTCGCGCCTGGCCACGCGCATCCTGGCACAAGTCGCCCAGGAAACCGTGGCCACCGAAGAAGAGCTGTACGCCCTGGCACGCGCTACCCCCTGGGAACGCTGGTTCGGTGCCGAACAAACGCTGCGCGTCGATACCTCGGCCGTGCGCAGCCCCATGCAAAGCCTGCAGTTCTGCAACCTGCGCGCCAAGGACGGCATCTGCGATCGCCTGCGCGAACGCGAAGGCGAACGCCCCAGTATCGACACCGTGCGTCCCGACGCGCGTGTGCACGTCTTCCTGTCGGAATCGACCGCCACGCTGTATCTGGACACCTCGGGCGAATCGCTGTTCAAGCGAGGCTGGCGTCTGGACAAGGGCGAAGCACCCCTGCGTGAAAACTTGGCCGCCGGCATGTTGGCGCTGGCAGGCTGGGACGCTGCCACCCCCTTGCTCGACCCGTTCTGCGGCAGTGGCACGCTGGTGATCGAAGCGGCCCTGAAAGCCCTGCGCGTTCCGCCCGGCATTTCTCGTCCGTTTGCTTTCGAACGTCTGCGCGGTCACCAGGAACGTCGCTGGTACGACCTGAAGGAAGACGCCCGCGCCAAGATCCTGAAGGAAATCCCCGCCACCCTGGCAGGAGCCGACCTCGATCCCCGCGCCATCGACGCAGCACGCATGAACGCAGACCGCGCCGGCCTGACCGAAGAAGCCGTGTACTTCGAAGTCGCAGACGCCCGCGATACCTGCCCGCTTGACGAACGTCCCGGTGCCATCATCACCAATCCGCCTTACGGCGAACGCCTGGAACTGGCCGAGAACGCCACGCTGTGGCCGGAATGGGCCAGCACACTCAAGCGTGAGTTCAATGGCTGGAAGATGCACATGATCACCAACGACCTGGATCTGCCGAAGAAGCTTCGGCTCAATCCGTCGCGTCGTACCCCGCTGTACAACGGTGCGCTGGAGTGCCGCCTGTTCAGCTTCGACCTGGTGTCTGGAGGCTTCCGCTAAGCCAACCAGAATCCTGTTGCTGTAGTGCAATAAAACAGGTCGCTTCTTGCGGGCCATGATGAGCAAGGGTTATCCTAGGGTTATTACCTAGTCGTTAACCCGGAGTTCATCATGGCCCGTTTTCAAATGCCCGCTTCCAGCGCCAACTACCCCTTCGCCGCCGGCTATCTGCCGCAATCCTTCATTCAAGAAAGCCGTCTGACCGATGACATGGAGCGTTCGCTCGCCCATGCAGAAGTGCGCTCGCAGATCTACGCCGATGCCCTGCCCTTCCAAGGGATCGCACGTGCATTCAAGGCCTGGATCGCCCGCGGCACCGCACGCCGCACCGCCAATGCCTAAGACGTCGATGCACCACGTGGCATGTAGTTACGCCGCAACGTGGTGCACGATTTAAGCAAATAGCACCAAAATAGTTTGCAGTGCACCACGAAGATGCTTAACATTAGGGTTATCACTTAAACGTAAACCCAAGGAGCTCTTCATGAACCACTTCCTCTACTCGATGCCCACTTCGCAAGACCTGATTCGCAACTTCCCGGCCGACGGTCGCCTGACCGACGAACTGGAACGTGCTCTGGCACACGAAGAAATGCTGAACAATTCGTCCCTGGTCAACCCGCTGGCAGACCTCTTCGCTGTTGCGAAGCAAGCCTTCCTGCGCGTGATCGGCCGCACCAAGTCGCACGGCCTGCAACAAGCCGGCGCCTAAGAAGCAGCCAAAGGGTTAAGACCCTAGGGCCACAAGCCCGATCGACCCAGTGATAGGTTGATGTTTGACGAGCTCGCCTCCTCCAAGGCGGTCGTTGAACAAGCGTGATGAGCCTCCTCCCTGCAGCGCGCCGCCTTTTGGCGGTGCGCGCTGCAGAGTCAGTAGGCTCTTGTCTTTTGTACGATCCGTTTCGCATCATGCGTTGCGTGATCCTCAGGCGGACCAAGGTCGCAGATCCTTGTTGCGGTAGCGTTATCGCAAGGAATGCCCGTCGATGGCATTCAGACAACAGGCTGCATAAAACCGAAGGTCTGCCGCATGTGGTGATGCCCCGCCCTGTACACGGGTGCCTCGCTGCCGATGCACGAATTCGTGCAGGTTTTTCACCCACGTAGTGCACCGTCTTTGCGCCGCGCCTCCTGCGCGCATTCTTACGTTTCCCTCCAGCGCCCGCCGTTGCGGCGCGCATCAAAATGCGACACTTGTGCGTCTGGCCACTTCCTGGCCAACTCACGCACAGGAGTTTTCGCATGTCTCTTCGTCAACTCGGACGTTCCGGCATTCAAGTGCCCCCGCTGGCCTTCGGCGGCAACGTGCTTGGCTGGACGGTCGACGAGCCCACCGCCTTCACCTTGCTGGACGCGCTGCTTGATCAAGGCCTGAATTTCATCGACACCGCCGACATGTATTCGGTGTGGGTGCCGGGCCACCAAGGTGGCGAGTCCGAGACCATTCTTGGCAACTGGTTCAAGGCACGTGGCAATCGTTCGCGCGTGGTGTTGGCCACCAAGGTGGGCATGCAGCTGACGCCTGAGAAGAAAGGCTTGGCCCCTGACTACATTCGTCGCGCGGTGGAAGATTCGCTGACCCGCCTGCAGACGGACTACATCGATCTGTACCAATCCCATGAAGATGATCCGACGGTGCCCCAGGAAGATGTATTGGGCGCGTACGCGGATTTGATCAAGGCGGGCAAAGTGCGCGCCATTGGCGCATCGAATTTCACGGCGGCGCGCTTGGCGAGTGCACTGGAGATCAGTGAGCGTACTGGCCTGCCTCGTTATGAAACTTTGCAGCCGGAATACCATTTGATGGCGCGCAAGGATTTCGAGGCGGAGCTGGAGCCGCTGGTGTTGGCGAAGGAAGTTGGCGTCATCAATTGGAAGGGCCTTGCGAGCGGCTTCTTGAGCGGCAAGTATCGAAGCGAGGCGGATGCCGGCGGTCGTACGCGTGGCAAGCAGGTGCTGAAGTATCTGAATCCAAAGGGGATGCAGGTGTTGGCGGCGCTGGACGATGTTGCCGCGCGTGTGAATGCGAATCCGGCGCAGGTTGCGTTGGCTTGGCTGATTGCCCGCCCGAGCATTACGGCACCGATTGCGAGTGCGACTAGCTTGGCGCAAGTCGATGACTTGGTCGCGGCGACGAAGCTGAAGTTGGATGCTGAGGCGATTGCTCAGCTGGATCGGGCTAGCGCTTATTGATCGACCAAATTTTGAGCGTCGCGGTTTGGTGCTCTTTAGTCAGTCGTGGGTGATGGGGCCGGCTCGTCTGCCCCGCTGGACTTTCGCGTCGGGACTCCCGCCCTCCACGTCGTCCAGAAGGGCAGCCAATCCGGCCCCACCACCCACGCCTTCAAAGACGTTTGGTTAAAAGCGCATGCCGCCTTTGGGCGGGCAGAATTCTCTGGCTGCCAAGTGCTGTACGCGGTTCTCGGCATGCGCTGGCCACCATCCTTGATTGCCACGCGGCTGGCCTTGGGGATTGGCTGGCCAGGTCGCCACGAAGCGATTTCTCCGGCTCACGATTCGGTGGGTTCTTCAGCAGCCTTTTACCGCAATGCCACTCAACGAAGTCACGCGTCTGCTTCGTGGTGGGGTGACACCGAAGCGGGTGGCCGCCGCGTCACGGCATGCGGAGAGCGGCAGCGACGATCGTGCGCTGGCGGCTGATTTGATACATGCGCTCAGCGGACGTACGAGTGCTTTTTGAAACGCCTGGCAGCATCAGCACTTACTACCACTCATCACCGTTCTTCATCGGTCCGAACATTCTTCATCGGTCCGCACGTTCTTCACCGTGTCGAACTTTCTCTATCGCCCCGAACGTTCAACACACAGCCTTCAAAGCGCCAACCTTCAGCGCCCCGCCTTTTCGTCGCATTACCTAGTGCGCGGCCACCCGCTTCCAAGTCACCCCACCACCAAGCAGGAGCGCACATTTTCTTGCGTGGCACCGCCCTGAAAGGCCCCTGATATACGGCACGATGCGTGAGCCGCTGAGCCGCTTCGTGGCGACCTGGCCAGCCAGTCCCGAAGGCCAGCCGCGTAATGACTAAGAACGGTGGCCAACGCATGCCGAGAACCAAGTCCAGCATCTGGCAGCCAGAAAATCGCAGATCGCCCAAAGGCGGGATTTGCTTTTAACCAAACGACCTTGAAGGCGTGGGTGGTGGGGCCGGATTGGCTGCCCTTCTGGACAAGGTGGAGGGCGGAGACCCGACGCCAAGGTCAAGCGGGGCAGACGAGCCGGCCCCACCACCCGCGGCTGGCAGAAGAACCAAGCACCGTCACGAAAAAACCGTACCAAGCCCAGCAACACAGCTACCTAGCCGAAAAACCCTTCAAGAAACCGTCTCAGCCACAGGCTTCACATCCTCACCCGAATCGGCAACAACTTCAGGTTCAACAACCGGAGGCACCACCAACTCCACCACCTTGCGGCGCGACAGCCAGCCAATGAACTCCTCCTGCTCGCCCGTCACCGCCAACGGCTGATCACTGCGCAACAGACGCCCCAAGACCTCATCCAAGCCCGTCGTCGCTGGCACGGACGCAATATCTTCCACATAAGCAGACACATCCCGCGCCGACTCACGAATCGCCTGCTGCACAGACGACAGCGTCAACACACCCGCCAACCGCTTGCCATCCAACACCGGCGCATAGTCATAACGCAAAGACTGCAAACGCTCCAAGGCATGCTGCGGACGCGAACGCATCGTCAGCGTAAAGCGCGGCTCGTCGCGCACCGCATGTGCCGCGTTCAACACCCGGCTACGATTCACATCCTGCAAGAAAGCTTGCACGTAATCGTTGGCCGGATTCAGCAGAATGTCTTCCGGCGTCCCTTCCTGAATCAGCTCGCCATCCTTCAGGATCGCAATCCGATTGCCCAGTCGCAAAGCCTCATCCAAATCGTGCGTAATGAAGACGATCGTCTTGTTCAGCTTCGCCTGCAGGCGCAGCAACTGATCCTGCATCTCACGACGG contains these protein-coding regions:
- a CDS encoding CopD family protein; translated protein: MLWVKALHIVFVASWFAGLFYLPRIFVNLAQDNDPAVTTRLLRMARKLYRFMSILALPALILGLWLFLGYGIGKGPGNGWLHAKLGVVVLIIGYHHACGVLLRKFEAGRNARSHVFYRWFNEVPVLLLLAAVVLAVVKPF
- the lptE gene encoding LPS assembly lipoprotein LptE; this encodes MDPARRTVLRTALALGMTAALAGCGFALRGQATLPYKTIYLGFSGNNELGANLRRNIRYTSSTEVVDRPQDAEALFQMMSEERQKIILTLDGQGRVRDYELIYRVVFRVHDGKGREFMPPTEISLRREISFNDSALMAKESEERLIYREMQADLVQQIMRRMEAQGR
- a CDS encoding THUMP domain-containing class I SAM-dependent RNA methyltransferase, yielding MALRSAARAAAIAAAAESAASGKPLAQVTGAATPAPAARSAGAADHRPPRRPYDKPAGSPTRTTIDGHTSGAEIFQVFAPCPQGLDEALAGELRDLGFADARAGRAGAHFSTDWNGVLRANLHSRLATRILAQVAQETVATEEELYALARATPWERWFGAEQTLRVDTSAVRSPMQSLQFCNLRAKDGICDRLREREGERPSIDTVRPDARVHVFLSESTATLYLDTSGESLFKRGWRLDKGEAPLRENLAAGMLALAGWDAATPLLDPFCGSGTLVIEAALKALRVPPGISRPFAFERLRGHQERRWYDLKEDARAKILKEIPATLAGADLDPRAIDAARMNADRAGLTEEAVYFEVADARDTCPLDERPGAIITNPPYGERLELAENATLWPEWASTLKREFNGWKMHMITNDLDLPKKLRLNPSRRTPLYNGALECRLFSFDLVSGGFR
- a CDS encoding aldo/keto reductase, which translates into the protein MSLRQLGRSGIQVPPLAFGGNVLGWTVDEPTAFTLLDALLDQGLNFIDTADMYSVWVPGHQGGESETILGNWFKARGNRSRVVLATKVGMQLTPEKKGLAPDYIRRAVEDSLTRLQTDYIDLYQSHEDDPTVPQEDVLGAYADLIKAGKVRAIGASNFTAARLASALEISERTGLPRYETLQPEYHLMARKDFEAELEPLVLAKEVGVINWKGLASGFLSGKYRSEADAGGRTRGKQVLKYLNPKGMQVLAALDDVAARVNANPAQVALAWLIARPSITAPIASATSLAQVDDLVAATKLKLDAEAIAQLDRASAY
- the holA gene encoding DNA polymerase III subunit delta encodes the protein MGVSLRAEQLAARLKPGEPLSSLYTVTGDEALLVIEAMDALRAAARAAGHLEREVVVADARTDWTTVLAGTQSMSLFGERRILELKLPGGKPGKSGGDVIARLAADCGTKPPGTADCITLVMLPRIDKTGRATPWFTALAAHGVVVEVPTIDRNALPDWIGLRLAAQQQRARGPVLQWMAERVEGNLLAAHQEIQKLGLLYPEGDLSLEQVQDAVANVARYDVFTLRDAMLAGDATRVVRTLDGLRAEGEALPLVLWAVGEEIRLLARLAEARAQGQNLSALMRSLRFFGPRERLAEQVLDRVAPNAWPAAVRHAHEVDKMIKGLSVPGRLADPWHEITRLALRLAARPSRQTPRRPPRPAA
- a CDS encoding quaternary amine ABC transporter ATP-binding protein; translation: MSKIEVRNIYKIFGPQPQKWMKDVQGGMSKEELLSRSGHTLGLRDISLSIEEGSIFVVMGLSGSGKSTLIRHFNRLIEPSGGQILVDGVDVVSMSPRDLETFRQRKMSMVFQRFGLFPHHTVLENAAYGLAVQGVDRAVREEKARHWLDQVGLNGFESQYPHQLSGGMQQRVGLARALATDAEILLMDEAFSALDPLIRREMQDQLLRLQAKLNKTIVFITHDLDEALRLGNRIAILKDGELIQEGTPEDILLNPANDYVQAFLQDVNRSRVLNAAHAVRDEPRFTLTMRSRPQHALERLQSLRYDYAPVLDGKRLAGVLTLSSVQQAIRESARDVSAYVEDIASVPATTGLDEVLGRLLRSDQPLAVTGEQEEFIGWLSRRKVVELVVPPVVEPEVVADSGEDVKPVAETVS
- a CDS encoding glutamate-5-semialdehyde dehydrogenase yields the protein MKSLDISEYMTQLGTRARAASRAIARADDTAKSGALRAIARGLQANRDALIAANAIDLARARDNGLEPAMLDRLKLDDKALSRMIEGLTQIAGMPDPIGEITEVKIRPNGMRVGRMRVPLGVIGIIYESRPNVTIDAAALCLKSGNATILRGGSEAIESNVALGAVIRAGLEEAGLPSDAIQVIETTDRAAVGALVTATEYVDVIVPRGGKRLIARLTEEARVPLIKHLDGNCHVYVDSAADLAQAHTIALNAKTYRFGICGAMETLLVHQSVVTDFLPKLAAELRAREVELRGCERTRALLPDAAVATQEDWFTEYAAPVLAIKVVDSLDEAIDHIEYYGSHHTDSIVTDSVTHARRFQREVDSASVLVNLPTCFADGFEYGLGAEIGISTNKLHARGPVGLEGLTTLKWVLDGEGQQRG